From Agrobacterium tumefaciens, a single genomic window includes:
- a CDS encoding c-type cytochrome — translation MRDVTKRTMLVASLLGIGLAFSAPAQGQEPSADMKALIEQGKMVAIGADCMACHTVPNKGAPFAGGYGIVSPLGTIFSTNITPSNTAGIGTYTEKDFEQAVRKGIRKDGQHLYPAMPYDAYAEMTDKDIHALYTYFMQGVAPVDGKPKDYTALPFPFNLRFSMAFWNLLYATKTPFSADPARSDELNRGAYLAGALGHCSSCHTPRGPLMGENSGAFLAGGFVGPWYAPNITSDPVSGIGGWSNDELVAYFRTGHAEGKNQAAGGMAEAVQNSLQHLPDSDLKALAAYLKTVPAIRDPLETQPAHAFSGTGSDEDKIRGLYAQNEHDSLRNGEQMYSGYCASCHQPNGAGSENQAYPSLFHNTATGSIEPANLVATILYGVERTTGHHEVLMPGFGKQSYVDPLSDQDIADVSNYVLTKFGNPDAHVSPADVAAARAGGPVPLLAKVQPFMLPAALLGLVAAMTVAGYIVTRSRARLTH, via the coding sequence ATGCGTGACGTCACCAAACGCACAATGCTCGTTGCCTCATTGCTCGGTATTGGTCTGGCGTTTTCTGCTCCCGCACAGGGACAGGAACCGTCGGCCGACATGAAAGCTCTTATCGAGCAGGGCAAGATGGTCGCTATAGGCGCCGACTGCATGGCTTGCCACACGGTGCCAAACAAGGGTGCCCCTTTTGCCGGGGGGTACGGCATCGTTTCGCCGCTTGGAACCATCTTCTCCACCAACATTACGCCTTCGAACACGGCGGGTATCGGAACCTATACGGAAAAAGACTTCGAACAGGCTGTCCGCAAGGGCATTCGGAAAGATGGTCAGCATCTCTATCCGGCCATGCCTTACGATGCCTATGCGGAAATGACCGACAAGGACATCCACGCCCTCTACACCTACTTCATGCAGGGTGTGGCGCCCGTCGACGGCAAGCCGAAAGATTACACTGCGCTGCCATTTCCCTTTAACCTGCGTTTTTCGATGGCATTCTGGAACCTGCTTTATGCCACGAAGACGCCATTCAGCGCCGATCCAGCCAGATCAGACGAACTCAATCGTGGCGCCTATCTCGCCGGCGCGCTTGGCCATTGCAGTTCCTGCCACACTCCACGCGGACCGTTGATGGGCGAGAATAGTGGTGCGTTCCTGGCAGGTGGTTTCGTCGGGCCGTGGTATGCCCCTAACATAACCTCAGACCCGGTCAGCGGGATCGGTGGCTGGAGCAACGATGAACTCGTCGCATATTTCCGCACCGGCCACGCAGAAGGCAAGAACCAGGCAGCCGGCGGCATGGCGGAAGCGGTTCAAAACAGCTTGCAGCACCTGCCCGACAGCGATCTCAAAGCTTTGGCTGCCTATCTCAAGACGGTTCCCGCCATCCGCGATCCGCTCGAAACACAGCCTGCTCATGCGTTTTCAGGGACGGGCAGCGACGAGGACAAGATCCGCGGTCTCTATGCCCAAAACGAACACGACAGCCTGCGCAACGGCGAGCAGATGTACAGCGGATATTGCGCAAGCTGCCATCAGCCGAATGGAGCAGGCAGCGAAAACCAGGCTTATCCCTCGTTGTTTCACAACACTGCAACCGGATCGATCGAGCCCGCCAATCTTGTTGCCACAATTCTTTATGGGGTCGAACGGACAACGGGCCATCATGAGGTGTTGATGCCAGGGTTTGGCAAGCAGTCCTATGTCGACCCGTTGAGCGATCAGGACATAGCCGACGTCTCGAACTATGTTCTGACCAAATTCGGCAACCCGGATGCACATGTCTCGCCAGCGGATGTTGCAGCCGCACGTGCCGGCGGCCCTGTCCCGCTTCTGGCAAAAGTACAGCCGTTCATGTTGCCTGCAGCGCTCCTCGGTCTTGTCGCGGCAATGACTGTTGCCGGTTACATCGTCACCAGATCAAGGGCACGGCTGACGCATTAA
- a CDS encoding transporter substrate-binding domain-containing protein: MHKVFKVLAASAVAALLAGGASAEDLTIRWGTEAGYKPFMYKTEAGELAGFDYDIGNAICEVLKAKCTWTEQDWDGLIPALQSGKYDAILASMSITEERKRAVDFTGKYYKIPYRFVAPAKAGLTPETLDGKTVGVQSGTVTQVFLEKTMPGVTVKTYPTQDEVWLDLAAGRIDAGMANMVVVQDSFLATPQGKDFAFFGPEYTEDKYFGEGTGIALRKKDSKLRDTISGAIKTIRENGTYAKINAKYFPFDVYGK, encoded by the coding sequence ATGCACAAGGTATTTAAAGTTCTGGCCGCTTCGGCCGTTGCCGCCCTGCTTGCAGGTGGCGCAAGCGCCGAAGATCTGACCATCCGCTGGGGAACCGAGGCGGGCTACAAGCCTTTCATGTACAAGACCGAGGCCGGTGAACTGGCTGGCTTCGACTACGATATCGGTAACGCGATCTGCGAAGTGCTGAAAGCAAAGTGCACCTGGACCGAGCAGGACTGGGACGGTCTTATCCCCGCTTTGCAGTCCGGCAAATATGACGCGATCCTCGCGTCGATGTCGATCACCGAAGAGCGCAAGCGCGCCGTCGACTTCACCGGCAAATACTACAAGATCCCCTATCGCTTCGTTGCTCCGGCAAAGGCCGGCCTGACGCCTGAAACGCTCGATGGTAAAACCGTTGGCGTACAGAGCGGCACGGTAACCCAGGTATTCCTGGAAAAGACCATGCCTGGTGTCACCGTCAAAACCTACCCGACACAGGACGAAGTCTGGCTTGATCTGGCCGCCGGTCGTATCGATGCCGGCATGGCGAACATGGTGGTGGTACAGGATAGCTTCCTTGCAACGCCGCAGGGCAAGGACTTTGCCTTCTTTGGTCCGGAATACACCGAAGACAAGTATTTCGGCGAAGGCACGGGTATTGCGCTTCGCAAGAAGGACAGCAAGCTGCGCGACACCATCAGCGGCGCGATCAAGACGATCCGCGAGAATGGCACCTACGCGAAGATCAACGCCAAGTATTTCCCGTTCGACGTCTACGGTAAATAA
- a CDS encoding GMC family oxidoreductase — protein MKSPVFSNGDATADVVIVGSGVVGAMMADQLAGEGKSVLVLDAGLRIQRAQAVENWRNMPFKNRTGSDFQGLYPQSKWAPAPLYWPENNFVELSGPDGKGFKQGYLKTVGGTTWHWAASSWRHLPVDLKMYSAYGVGRDWPISYDELEPYYCRAEDTMGVAGPNDPALQSPAERSRPYPMDMVPWSYGDKRFAEVVNPHGFRSVPIPQGRSTRPWNGRPTCCGNNNCQPICPIGAMYNGIHSVVSAEAKGAVVLAESVVYKIDTDENNRITAIHWYDNKHVSHKATGQAFVIACNSLESPRLLLAAANDRNPAGIANSSDQVGRNMMDHSGFHCFFQADEPLWIGRGPAQSSCLVGPRDGEFRSEYSANKMILNNITQVTSAATAALKQGLVGDELDAEIRKRSIHGVDLSISLEPLPEAHNRVTLSKTRVDPHGIPCPDVYYDVGGYVRKGYDAAVTQLEQIARLFNATDLHITTSLNANNHIMGGCIMGANPKDSVVDGNCLSHDHGNLWIAGGSAMPSASVVNSTLTMAALGLKAADDISRRMGA, from the coding sequence ATGAAATCACCAGTGTTTTCCAATGGCGATGCCACGGCTGACGTGGTCATTGTCGGTTCGGGCGTTGTCGGCGCAATGATGGCCGATCAATTGGCAGGTGAGGGCAAATCGGTTCTGGTTCTCGACGCGGGATTGCGTATCCAGCGGGCTCAAGCGGTGGAGAACTGGCGCAACATGCCGTTCAAGAACCGCACCGGCTCTGATTTCCAGGGTCTCTATCCCCAGTCCAAGTGGGCGCCAGCCCCGCTCTACTGGCCGGAAAACAATTTCGTGGAATTGTCCGGCCCCGATGGCAAGGGGTTCAAACAGGGCTACCTGAAAACCGTCGGCGGCACGACCTGGCACTGGGCAGCATCGTCCTGGCGGCATCTGCCTGTCGATCTGAAAATGTATTCAGCCTACGGCGTAGGACGCGACTGGCCGATTTCCTACGACGAACTCGAGCCCTATTACTGTCGGGCGGAAGACACGATGGGGGTCGCGGGACCAAACGATCCAGCATTGCAATCTCCCGCCGAGCGCAGCCGTCCCTATCCGATGGACATGGTGCCCTGGAGTTATGGCGATAAGCGGTTTGCCGAAGTCGTCAATCCGCACGGCTTCCGCTCGGTTCCTATCCCACAGGGACGCAGCACAAGACCCTGGAACGGTCGGCCAACCTGCTGCGGAAACAACAATTGCCAGCCCATCTGTCCCATCGGCGCAATGTATAACGGCATCCACTCGGTTGTTTCGGCTGAAGCCAAGGGTGCTGTCGTGCTGGCCGAATCCGTCGTCTACAAAATCGATACGGACGAGAACAATCGTATCACCGCGATCCACTGGTACGATAACAAGCATGTCTCCCACAAGGCCACCGGGCAAGCCTTCGTCATTGCCTGCAACTCGCTGGAGTCCCCACGTCTTCTCCTGGCGGCAGCCAACGACCGCAATCCCGCAGGCATCGCCAACTCTTCCGATCAGGTCGGTCGCAACATGATGGATCACTCGGGCTTCCACTGTTTCTTCCAGGCTGATGAACCCTTGTGGATCGGCCGTGGACCTGCGCAGAGTAGCTGTCTCGTCGGCCCGCGTGATGGTGAATTCCGGTCGGAATACTCCGCGAACAAGATGATCCTGAACAACATCACCCAGGTCACATCTGCGGCAACCGCCGCCCTGAAACAGGGATTGGTCGGCGATGAGCTCGACGCCGAGATCAGAAAGCGCTCAATCCACGGCGTCGATCTTTCGATCAGCCTCGAGCCTCTTCCAGAAGCGCATAACCGGGTCACTCTGAGCAAGACGCGCGTGGACCCTCACGGCATACCCTGCCCCGATGTCTACTACGATGTCGGCGGTTATGTGCGTAAAGGCTATGACGCCGCCGTCACGCAACTCGAACAGATCGCCAGGCTCTTCAACGCTACCGACCTGCACATCACCACGTCGCTCAACGCCAACAACCACATCATGGGCGGCTGTATCATGGGGGCAAACCCCAAGGATTCGGTTGTGGATGGCAACTGTCTTTCGCACGATCACGGCAACCTGTGGATCGCTGGCGGTTCCGCCATGCCGTCCGCCAGCGTGGTGAACAGCACACTGACCATGGCCGCGCTTGGCTTGAAGGCAGCCGACGACATTTCCCGCCGGATGGGGGCATGA
- a CDS encoding insulinase family protein, giving the protein MMVVLSRFVAAIVMLVAPLAHAGEAEWDPRLTRGTLDNGLAYVLYDSGKATDPFNIRLIVHAGSVDEEEPSGIAHILEHMVFQSNETYPEGIHRYIQQIGWRQGLQINAVTRESETQYMIRTRPNDALDLSGALKLASDTVFGAQLRQEDWAKERFVILEELRQGNKTADRISRQKKAALRVGSRYVDRSTIGTRETIENASIEDIRAFYDRFYTASNMTLVVSGRIDKASAEAAIKAAFGSAPKRARPDRSYLELPLKAGLSTGLVQDPAGTSSQTTYAFRLAMPDRTSEEGQLAYLQKYFLTRLIRDAIQAQAPHYENSVDRLGFVAQETTEHRLILAFNASGANHAAALPVMLEAIERVRREGIAKSAFDRLMASARRINDTNVKAAEGRTFAEWEDRIASAVLTGSVVDDPAKRADRTRVHLDRITLEDLEARMREMLSSPDQVLFYQAPGGVSVSLPSVADVTAIGDRLAALPKLPDLPPLSNPKQVAETPIPSWPADATVPQTGSVAEVRNLENPDIREWTLSNGDRVVWLVRDTPDGKIYLSGQSSPGFRNVELGSTLSQVAVQLWAQSGFRFWTQEEFDRWTEAQPGGSRWSYALKANVLDAAVAATPERLPALLERYAQDIAFGTVRPEAVAEFHRLSAASADQGDDYAQLLFGLGQPERTPASLTVGELQAAASKLLAQPVTWFAVGTAPDDNIRDGFAKTIGAVSRQAVLKTAPALQREGLHAASVEDGDGDRARVQLSFFTPMNWTPETSFLISALNPVAQQALKNELRYKLGGIYTLQFELELDAGSNRAIGTLSFYCAPERAQELTDAAIGVLDRMPEIVRGVDIDRIRADIDFAEGSRLDDPNTWLRRLALSYRRYDNAGYLTRMKGLPGRLTQQVFEAEAASVFKTDNLAVLTRLPVERAEP; this is encoded by the coding sequence ATGATGGTTGTGCTTTCGCGCTTTGTTGCCGCCATCGTTATGCTCGTGGCTCCGCTGGCCCATGCTGGCGAGGCGGAGTGGGACCCGCGCCTCACCCGTGGAACGCTCGATAACGGTCTCGCCTATGTCCTCTATGATAGTGGCAAGGCGACAGATCCGTTCAATATCCGGCTGATTGTTCACGCCGGATCGGTGGATGAAGAAGAGCCGAGCGGTATCGCCCACATTCTGGAGCACATGGTGTTCCAGTCGAACGAAACCTATCCTGAAGGCATCCATCGTTACATCCAGCAGATCGGCTGGCGACAGGGTTTGCAGATCAATGCCGTGACGCGTGAAAGCGAAACGCAATATATGATCCGTACGCGCCCCAATGATGCTCTCGATCTCTCAGGCGCATTGAAGCTCGCTTCCGATACGGTTTTCGGTGCGCAGTTGCGACAGGAGGACTGGGCGAAGGAACGGTTCGTGATCCTTGAGGAGCTGCGGCAGGGCAACAAAACGGCCGATCGTATCAGTCGCCAGAAAAAGGCGGCCTTGCGCGTCGGTTCCCGTTATGTTGATCGCTCGACAATCGGTACGCGGGAAACCATCGAAAATGCCTCGATCGAGGATATCCGTGCTTTCTACGATCGCTTTTACACGGCCTCGAACATGACCCTCGTCGTCTCGGGCCGTATCGATAAGGCCAGTGCGGAAGCTGCGATCAAGGCGGCATTCGGTTCCGCTCCCAAGCGTGCAAGACCGGACCGGTCCTATCTCGAGCTGCCGTTAAAGGCGGGTCTCAGCACCGGGCTTGTGCAGGACCCGGCAGGCACGTCATCCCAGACGACCTATGCGTTTCGCCTAGCCATGCCCGATCGGACGAGTGAAGAGGGACAGCTTGCCTATCTTCAGAAGTATTTTCTCACCCGTCTGATCCGAGATGCCATCCAGGCGCAGGCACCGCACTATGAAAACTCGGTCGACAGGCTTGGTTTCGTGGCCCAGGAAACCACGGAACACCGGCTGATCCTTGCCTTCAACGCGTCCGGCGCAAATCATGCCGCTGCTCTGCCTGTTATGCTTGAGGCTATCGAGCGTGTCAGGCGTGAGGGAATTGCGAAGTCAGCCTTTGACCGGCTGATGGCCTCTGCGCGGCGCATCAATGACACCAATGTCAAAGCTGCCGAAGGCCGCACCTTTGCCGAATGGGAAGATCGTATTGCTTCTGCAGTGCTGACAGGCTCAGTGGTCGATGATCCCGCCAAAAGAGCAGACCGCACCCGTGTTCATCTCGACCGCATAACGCTTGAAGACCTTGAGGCCCGTATGCGGGAGATGTTGTCGTCTCCGGATCAGGTGCTTTTTTATCAGGCTCCTGGCGGCGTCAGTGTTTCCCTGCCGTCCGTTGCCGACGTGACGGCGATCGGTGACCGCCTTGCGGCTTTGCCGAAGCTGCCAGATCTGCCGCCGCTCTCCAATCCGAAACAGGTTGCCGAGACTCCTATCCCTTCGTGGCCCGCCGATGCGACCGTTCCACAAACGGGCTCGGTGGCAGAAGTACGCAACCTCGAAAACCCAGACATCCGGGAGTGGACACTTTCGAATGGCGATCGGGTCGTCTGGCTGGTACGCGATACACCGGATGGCAAGATTTACCTTTCCGGTCAGTCGTCACCGGGTTTTCGCAACGTGGAGCTCGGTAGCACACTTTCGCAGGTGGCGGTGCAACTGTGGGCGCAGAGCGGTTTTCGCTTCTGGACGCAGGAGGAATTCGATCGCTGGACAGAAGCGCAGCCCGGCGGCAGCCGCTGGAGTTATGCTCTGAAGGCCAATGTGCTTGATGCGGCAGTTGCCGCTACACCGGAACGTCTTCCCGCTCTTCTCGAGCGTTATGCGCAGGACATTGCTTTCGGGACTGTCCGTCCAGAGGCCGTCGCGGAGTTTCATCGTCTCAGTGCCGCAAGTGCTGATCAGGGCGATGACTATGCGCAACTTCTTTTTGGCCTCGGGCAACCCGAGCGTACGCCGGCGTCACTGACCGTTGGGGAGCTGCAGGCTGCCGCTTCAAAACTCTTGGCCCAGCCTGTCACATGGTTTGCCGTAGGGACTGCTCCCGATGACAATATTCGCGACGGCTTTGCCAAAACCATTGGCGCCGTGTCCCGCCAGGCAGTTCTCAAAACGGCACCTGCTTTGCAGCGCGAGGGACTTCACGCGGCAAGCGTGGAGGATGGCGACGGCGACCGTGCCCGCGTGCAATTGTCGTTCTTCACGCCCATGAACTGGACGCCGGAAACAAGTTTCCTCATTTCGGCGCTTAATCCCGTCGCTCAACAGGCGCTGAAAAACGAACTGCGCTACAAGCTGGGTGGCATCTATACCCTGCAGTTCGAGCTTGAACTGGATGCGGGAAGCAATCGGGCTATCGGTACGCTGTCATTTTACTGCGCGCCTGAGAGGGCGCAGGAGCTTACAGATGCTGCCATCGGGGTACTGGATCGCATGCCAGAGATCGTTCGGGGCGTTGACATCGATCGTATCCGTGCCGACATCGACTTTGCCGAAGGCAGCCGGCTTGATGATCCCAATACATGGCTGCGACGGCTGGCGCTGAGTTATCGCCGGTACGACAACGCCGGTTATCTCACGCGCATGAAAGGTCTGCCTGGGCGTTTGACGCAGCAGGTTTTCGAGGCCGAAGCGGCTTCCGTTTTCAAGACAGATAATCTCGCGGTCCTGACGCGCTTGCCGGTTGAGAGAGCGGAGCCTTAA
- a CDS encoding ATP-binding cassette domain-containing protein, producing MKQVPPLEVLNIRKSFGDLEVLRGISLAAHKGDIISILGSSGSGKSTFLRCINFLEHPTEGQIMVNDREIALRRNREGQLEPSDTKELTDLRTRLAMVFQSFNLWRHLTVLENVTIAQIHVKGASKTEAETKAKHFLDRVGMSARLNFYPSQLSGGQKQRVAIARALAMDPEILLFDEPTSALDPEMVGDVLKVMRDLAEEGRTMLVVTHEMAFARDVSTRVMFMNQGVAEAVAPPNEMFRNPADVSARWAEFIARM from the coding sequence TTGAAGCAAGTCCCTCCCCTTGAGGTTCTCAACATTCGCAAATCCTTTGGCGATCTTGAGGTTCTTCGGGGCATCTCGCTGGCTGCGCACAAGGGCGATATCATTTCCATCCTCGGTTCATCGGGGTCTGGAAAAAGCACGTTTCTCCGTTGCATCAATTTTCTGGAACATCCCACCGAAGGCCAGATCATGGTCAACGACCGTGAAATCGCCCTGCGACGCAACCGCGAGGGGCAGCTTGAGCCAAGCGACACCAAGGAACTGACGGATCTGCGGACCCGCCTCGCCATGGTCTTTCAGAGCTTCAATCTTTGGCGCCATTTGACGGTACTCGAAAATGTCACCATCGCCCAGATCCATGTGAAGGGCGCTTCCAAGACCGAGGCCGAGACCAAAGCAAAACATTTTCTCGATCGCGTCGGCATGTCCGCGCGGCTGAACTTCTATCCATCGCAGTTGTCAGGCGGGCAGAAACAACGTGTCGCCATCGCCCGTGCGCTGGCGATGGACCCGGAAATCCTGCTTTTTGACGAACCAACATCGGCACTTGACCCGGAGATGGTCGGAGACGTGCTGAAAGTGATGCGCGATCTGGCCGAGGAGGGCCGTACGATGCTGGTTGTTACACACGAGATGGCATTTGCCCGTGATGTGAGCACCCGTGTCATGTTCATGAATCAAGGGGTGGCCGAAGCCGTCGCGCCACCCAACGAAATGTTCCGCAACCCTGCGGACGTATCGGCCCGCTGGGCCGAGTTCATTGCCAGAATGTAA
- a CDS encoding ABC transporter permease subunit (The N-terminal region of this protein, as described by TIGR01726, is a three transmembrane segment that identifies a subfamily of ABC transporter permease subunits, which specificities that include histidine, arginine, glutamine, glutamate, L-cystine (sic), the opines (in Agrobacterium) octopine and nopaline, etc.), protein MVLSGIGLTITLSLASLVLAVFFGLLGAWAKLSRHRLPNILGNGYTTLVRGIPDLVLMLIVYFGGQTLVNSIGEMTGLWDYIEISPFVAGTATIGFIFGAYMTETFRGSYAALDKGEIEAALACGMRPLTWLRLIVWPQFVPLALPSFTNNWLVLLKTTALVSIIGLQDVMYNANQAGRSSHQPFLFLLLAFAVYLGLTFLSDLALRQLRNRYKLQ, encoded by the coding sequence ATGGTGCTTTCAGGCATTGGTCTGACAATCACGTTGTCGCTTGCTTCGCTGGTTCTGGCGGTTTTCTTCGGCCTGCTCGGCGCCTGGGCAAAGCTGTCGCGACATCGCTTGCCGAACATCCTCGGCAATGGCTACACGACACTCGTCCGCGGTATTCCCGACCTCGTTTTAATGTTGATCGTTTATTTCGGTGGTCAGACCCTCGTCAATTCGATCGGCGAAATGACCGGCTTGTGGGATTACATCGAGATCAGCCCTTTCGTCGCCGGCACCGCGACCATCGGCTTCATTTTTGGCGCCTACATGACGGAAACGTTTCGAGGCAGCTATGCCGCACTGGACAAGGGTGAAATTGAAGCAGCACTTGCCTGCGGCATGCGACCGCTGACGTGGCTGCGCCTGATTGTCTGGCCGCAATTCGTGCCCTTGGCTCTGCCGAGTTTCACCAACAACTGGCTGGTGCTTCTCAAGACAACGGCACTGGTGTCGATCATCGGCCTACAGGATGTGATGTATAACGCCAATCAGGCAGGGCGCTCATCCCACCAGCCATTCCTGTTCCTGCTCCTGGCCTTTGCCGTCTATCTCGGTCTGACATTCCTTTCCGATCTTGCCCTGCGGCAGCTTCGAAACCGCTACAAGCTTCAATAG
- a CDS encoding ABC transporter permease subunit (The N-terminal region of this protein, as described by TIGR01726, is a three transmembrane segment that identifies a subfamily of ABC transporter permease subunits, which specificities that include histidine, arginine, glutamine, glutamate, L-cystine (sic), the opines (in Agrobacterium) octopine and nopaline, etc.), with protein sequence MDFALIFENWPLFAHGLWVTVSMVGIALALGAILAIPLALVQAYNVPFLGKAAATYSYVFRGTPLLVQLYILYYGLAQFQGVRESALWLLLGNAYTCAIVGFTLNSAAYVAEIYRGALVSLDKGELEAAAAYGMTRAQVIRLIALPQAFRLSLPAYSNEVIFLLHASVVASTITIVDILGAGRKLNSTYYVVYEGFLTAAALYMVVVLFITMVFRKSERKFLAFR encoded by the coding sequence ATGGACTTCGCGCTGATCTTCGAGAACTGGCCGCTTTTCGCCCATGGTTTGTGGGTCACCGTTTCGATGGTTGGGATTGCGCTCGCCCTTGGCGCAATTCTGGCGATCCCGCTCGCTCTCGTGCAAGCCTATAACGTTCCCTTCCTCGGGAAAGCCGCGGCAACCTATTCATACGTGTTCCGTGGAACGCCGCTTCTGGTGCAGCTCTATATTCTCTATTACGGCCTTGCCCAGTTTCAAGGCGTTCGTGAGTCAGCACTTTGGCTCTTGCTCGGCAACGCCTATACCTGCGCCATCGTCGGCTTCACGCTCAACAGTGCAGCCTATGTTGCAGAGATCTACCGAGGTGCACTCGTCAGTCTGGACAAAGGCGAACTGGAAGCTGCCGCTGCCTACGGCATGACGCGCGCTCAGGTGATCCGGCTGATCGCCCTCCCACAGGCATTTCGCCTGTCATTGCCAGCCTATTCCAATGAGGTGATTTTCCTCTTGCACGCAAGCGTGGTTGCTTCGACGATCACTATCGTCGACATTCTTGGGGCCGGACGCAAACTGAATTCGACCTATTACGTGGTCTACGAAGGCTTTCTCACGGCTGCTGCGCTCTACATGGTCGTTGTGCTGTTTATCACAATGGTTTTCAGGAAGAGCGAACGCAAATTTCTGGCGTTTCGTTGA
- a CDS encoding LacI family DNA-binding transcriptional regulator, whose product MKDHGSNRQVTLIDVAREAGVSRATASLVIRQSPLVSKSTRESVEAAIEKLGYVRNLTAARLRSVQSRLIGLIVPNLSNPFFAEFLAGVEAVLDQHHLAVLMANSQDDCGRQTDLMRRMREHGVDGVIICPAAETPNDWDEGRSFGSMPAVQTLRHVTRNLDYVGVDYQQGVRLAVDHLVKLGHRAINLAVQGAEHSAYRERVASYKSTMSSHGLDDKAIFRIPGSIADIPGCASELMKCYPASTATLCFNDITAFGLSAGFYDLGVALGRDHSLIGFDDVLNGEARRPKLTSVATHPELIGRAAASRMIARLKEPSLPANSQILPADLVVRQTCGPAPATPNR is encoded by the coding sequence ATGAAAGACCATGGCTCGAACCGTCAGGTGACCTTGATTGATGTGGCGAGGGAGGCCGGGGTCTCGCGCGCAACGGCCTCGCTGGTTATTCGGCAGAGCCCGCTTGTCTCGAAGTCCACGCGCGAAAGCGTCGAAGCGGCCATCGAAAAACTGGGTTATGTCCGCAATCTGACAGCAGCGCGGCTACGCTCCGTACAGAGCAGGCTTATCGGCCTCATCGTGCCAAATCTTTCGAACCCGTTCTTCGCAGAATTTCTGGCGGGTGTTGAAGCGGTCCTCGACCAGCATCATCTCGCCGTGCTGATGGCAAACAGCCAGGATGATTGCGGCCGGCAGACAGACTTGATGCGGCGGATGCGTGAACATGGCGTGGACGGTGTGATCATCTGCCCGGCGGCCGAAACGCCAAATGATTGGGACGAAGGTCGTAGTTTCGGATCAATGCCGGCCGTCCAGACGTTGCGACACGTCACTCGAAATCTCGATTATGTCGGAGTGGATTATCAGCAAGGTGTACGGCTCGCCGTCGATCATCTTGTGAAACTCGGACACCGCGCGATCAATCTGGCGGTTCAGGGGGCCGAGCATTCGGCGTATCGTGAGCGTGTCGCATCCTACAAAAGCACGATGTCTTCGCACGGGCTCGATGATAAGGCAATTTTCCGTATCCCCGGGTCGATTGCGGATATTCCCGGATGCGCCAGCGAGCTCATGAAGTGTTATCCGGCATCCACCGCAACGCTTTGTTTCAATGACATCACCGCGTTTGGCCTGTCCGCCGGATTTTACGATCTTGGGGTCGCGCTCGGCCGTGACCATTCGCTGATCGGCTTCGATGACGTGCTGAATGGTGAGGCCCGGCGTCCGAAACTGACATCGGTTGCAACCCACCCCGAGCTTATCGGCAGGGCAGCGGCAAGCCGTATGATTGCACGACTGAAAGAACCGTCGCTGCCGGCAAACAGCCAGATTCTTCCTGCCGATCTGGTCGTTCGGCAAACTTGCGGACCAGCGCCTGCCACGCCAAACCGGTAA